The following proteins are encoded in a genomic region of Sparus aurata chromosome 11, fSpaAur1.1, whole genome shotgun sequence:
- the tmem165 gene encoding putative divalent cation/proton antiporter TMEM165: MPLMVGGGNGRADRNVMCLLFPLAAVFLLSVGVAAVPEEHKSAVQEQPAQEKAASPHPVGPVVSEDDSSKGNLGFIHAFVASISVIIVSELGDKTFFIAAIMAMRYNRLTVLAGAMLALGLMTCLSVLFGYATTIIPRIYTYYVSTALFAIFGVRMLREGLRMSPDEGQEELEEVQAEIKKKDEELQRSKLANGTPDVEAGSGSTIPQGKWHSIISPIFIQALTLTFLAEWGDRSQLTTIILAAREDPFGVAVGGTLGHCMCTGLAVVGGRMIAQKISVRTVTIIGGIVFLAFAFSALFIKPDAGF; this comes from the exons ATGCCTCTCATGGTCGGCGGAGGTAACGGACGAGCTGATAGAAATGTGATGTGCCTCTTGTTTCCACTCGCCGCCGTGTTTTTGTTGTCGGTCGGAGTTGCTGCAGTTCCAGAGGAGCACAAATCAGCTGTCCAGGAGCAGCCCGCACAAGAG AAAGCCGCAAGTCCCCATCCAGTAGGCCCAGTAGTGTCTGAAGATGACTCCAGCAAAGGGAACCTGGGCTTCATCCATGCCTTTGTGGCCTCCATCTCTGTCATCATCGTCTCTGAGTTGGGAGACAAGACATTTTTCATCGCAGCCATCATGGCCATGCGTTACAACCGTCTCACCGTGCTGGCAGGTGCCATGCTGGCCCTGGGACTCATGACTTGCCTCTCAG TGCTCTTTGGCTATGCCACCACCATCATCCCTAGAATCTACACATACTACGTGTCCACCGCTCTGTTTGCCATCTTCGGTGTACGCATGCTGAGAGAGGGGCTGAGAATGAGTCCAGATGAAggccaggaggagctggaggaggtgcaggCAGAGATCAAGAAGAAGGATGAAGAG CTCCAGCGATCCAAGCTGGCCAATGGGACTCCAGACGTGGAAGCTGGGTCAGGGTCTACAATTCCTCAGGGAAAGTGGCACAGCATAATTTCACCCATCTTCATCCAAGCCCTCACCCTCACCTTCCTGGCAGAGTGGGGGGACCGCTCGCAGCTGACCACTATAATTCTAGCTGCCCGGGAG GATCCGTTTGGAGTGGCAGTGGGCGGCACACTTGGACACTGTATGTGTACCGGACTGGCTGTGGTAGGAGGGAGAATGATCGCCCAGAAAATATCTGTCAGAACAG TTACAATCATTGGAGGGATCGTTTTCCTGGCGTTTGCCTTCTCTGCCCTGTTCATCAAGCCGGACGCTGGATTTTAA
- the srd5a3 gene encoding polyprenal reductase yields MSFSSVGWRCADALWAFLALSFLLAFCAHKISPYLPRKYETCGVYVLFQDLIRYGKTKQSLKRDDWLRVFDVPKRWFWHFYAISVGWNGLLLTLYLNFAFQHQSFPSWLTGILDFLTGVPTTKNQVPQLSTLLVQLLFCIQSLRRLMECLFVSVFSDGAIHMVQYVFGLGYYLILGLTVLGSDRLGKGTGPLLSQLDWFHVAGIALFLGASLMQHQSMVLLARLRTGKSGAVETLAHRVPNGGWFELVSCPHYFAELLIYISLSLVLGGLSITWWLVVLYVFFNQALAAQLCHDLYRSKYESYPRHRKAFIPFVL; encoded by the exons ATGAGTTTTAGCTCAGTCGGGTGGAGATGTGCTGACGCTTTGTGGGCTTTTCTGGCTTTAAGTTTCCTTTTAGCTTTCTGCGCACACAAAATCTCACCGTACCTGCCGAGAAAATATGAGACATGTGGTGTGTACGTGTTGTTTCAGGATCTTATCCGGTACGGAAAAACTAAACAGAGCCTCAAACGAGACGACTGGCTGCGTGTGTTTGACGTCCCTAAAAG GTGGTTCTGGCACTTCTACGCCATCTCCGTCGGATGGAATGGTCTTCTCCTTACCTTGTACCTGAACTTCGCATTTCAGCATCAGTCCTTCCCCTCATGGCTGACTGGAATATTAGACTTTTTGACAGGTGTACCAACCACTAAGAATCAAG tcCCACAGCTGTCTACTCTGCTGGTGCAGCTGCTGTTCTGCATCCAGTCCCTCAGGAGGCTGATGGAGTGCctgtttgtcagtgttttctctgatGGAGCCATACACATGGTGCAGTATGTGTTCGGTCTGGGGTATTACCTCATACTGGGGTTGACGGTGCTCGGATCGGATCGTCTGGGAAAAG GGACTggacctctcctctctcagttGGACTGGTTTCATGTGGCAGGGATCGCACTTTTCCTTGGGGCCTCGCTGATGCAGCATCAATCCATGGTCCTGCTGGCCAGGCTCCGCACTGGGAAATCAG GGGCAGTGGAGACGCTGGCTCACCGAGTGCCAAATGGAGGCTGGTTCGAGCTGGTGTCATGCCCGCATTACTTTGCTGAGCTGCTGATCTACATTTCACTGAGCCTGGTTCTGGGAGGACTGTCTATCACCTGGTGGCTTGTTgtcctttatgtttttttcaatcAGGCGCTTGCAGCACAGCTTTGTCATGATCTCTATAGAAGCAAATATGAGTCATACCCGAGGCACAGGAAAGCTTTTATACCATTTGTGCTGTGA